The nucleotide window GCTGGTTTGCGTTGTGTGAGCTGCCGTTCAAAGTTTACGAAGTACTTCGCACAACAATTTCTTGAAACTTTATAGAAAACCATTTGACAGGAATATAGAATTTTAAAAGACCAACTTTTTAAACAGGATCAAACTGACCCTCACCAAGTGATGTTACCTCGCAAGTATCAAACTGTCTGAAGGAATGGAGAGGTGCTTTCTGCGTTACTAGCAAGCACACTGAATCACTGCAAGAAAATGGTTCTTGCGTATTCAATTCGAAAATCAAATAAAGAATCATACATACATTACATAATGTTAATACATCATGTTTCTTACAGTCATCACAGAATATATACACGGCATAATCCGTATACAAACAAATTGGTGGAAGAAGGCACAACTATTTCCAAATTGGTTATATCTTTGCTCCATATAAGCTATTGTTGGGCACGACAAGATTGTTGAACATGCCACTTCACGCAGATATTAGGCCATCAGGAAATGTGAAGCCCTCCTCCCCATTTGGAGGTAAAAGATTACGGCACCCGTAGAAGACAGCCGAGTGGAACCCTGAAGGGTTGTCTATAAACACAAAATGTCCACCCTGCAGCACGTGACCACTGAAGTTTAGTCCTTGAACCAGTATTGTAAAATTGTAATTCGTGACTACGCAACATTGCCAGCATGAAAAGTTTACCTGTGGCACCCTGATTATTTCACAAGGAACTTTCATGTCCTTCCGTGCTTGCTGAGCCCCTTGGTAGTTCATCCAATCTTCCTGCCCATATATGAAAGTAGTCGGCACTTTCCAATCGGATGCGCTGTTGCAAGTTAAAGGACAATAAAACATCATGATACATCAAGAGACTCCATTTATTCCAAATGAGATGATGATTTAACATTCAGAATGTTTGTTTGGACAACTTGTTGCGTCTAGAATTAACTGCCCCTTGAAGTGATAATTTAGTTTCCACATGAAAAATATTTTACAGATATCATGCAGGCCTCCTGGATATTATTTCCAAAATGATGGAATTCCATGACTTCAAGAGACTAATTGTTGTATTGTGAACGATCATATCAGAGAACAGTTAACCAAGTAGATAAGTATAAGAAGCTAACCACTGCAGAAGAGGTTTCCTTGCAAATGCCCCGAAGGAAAATATATATTTCAAGCACAACTCTCCACTAGCTTTGGCAGCTAAGGTATGGTAAATATAATCTTCACACATGACAAAACAACAATAAGGTTCAGTTGCAAGTATAATAAGAAATAACACATTTACTGCGTTAGTTattaaccaaaaaaaaaataccTGTCAACAATGTCGATTCTTGATCTGTTAGTATATCACCAGTTGAACGTGTACCAAACCTGGCACTGGTATATCTTTGTACTAGACCTGGACCCCAAGGACCCAATCCTCTGTTCGAGAAAAACAGATAAATATAAGGACAAAAAGTAGGAGCACCtaccaaaaaaaaatgaaaagaacatTGTTCTTTGTTTTTGCAAcaaacggcctgttcgctggttggtttctggactggtttgggctggctggtgctggtttattgtgagaggaaaacactgttggctggctggtttggactggctgaaaccaaccagcgaacaggctgaaagccTCACATATTTTTCCCATTGGAGCAATCGGGTGTGCTATCAAAATATATTTCAAAAATAAATGGCTATCACATATCAAATAAATGGGCTACCAACTCTTTCAAAAATAAGCGTGCTATCAAAATACATTTCATAGTGTACCTAACGAATCTTATTTGATATTGTATATGTTTATGCATTTTTCTACTTGGCCAAAGCTATAAAACTATAAAAGTttaacttaggacaaagctaaaacgacttacaatttggaatggcgGGAAAAACAACAAATAGAGTCACATGAAATTTTAGTTTGTAATACGTAATGCTTCAAAAAAAAAGTGCAATAAGCTTAGATTACCTAATAACTCTTTGGGGAGTAAAATTGGACTCCCAAAGATGATTCACTAGCATGCCTTTCCATGTTGCTCGAAACTTGGTTAACCACTCAGAGCTATGCTCTGTTTCTGACGAGAAGCCAGCAGGACCAACCAAAATTAAGTGCTGAATGTGTTCAGGGTGCTGAAATATGACTGAGTTGTTAGTGATGATTGGCATAAATGTAGACACTGGATGTGGTAAATGTTTTAGGAACATACCTTTAGGGCATACTTTGCCGCAACATATCCTCCAAAGGAGTGACCAAGCAATATAAAATTACTGAGGTTCTTGGCCTTGCGCCATTCCTCAAAAGAATCTATGAACCATGCCTCAGTTTCTGTTTACAAACACACCCATAAGAGAGGCAAAAGATTTTAACTTGTTACTACACCACTCATAAGCATATGAGAAGAACTGAATTGATATATGAATTTGGTGGAACAAAACTATTTAGGCTTCATAAAATGGTTAAAACCACTAAGATTTCATAGAAAATAACGTATCAAAATACCATCAGAAAATTAGAGAACATGGCATGATAAATGATGCAGAAAGTTAAAAGCTAACGACAGTTGTGGGTTATCATTAACATGATAAAAGAACTAACATCATATCTAAACTTGTGCAGGTAAAGAATGAAGTATCAACCTTCGGTACTTTTACATGTGAAGTCAGGTCTGCTTGAACCACCCCAGCTGCAAAAGGAATGAGAAACGTCAATGCTATAGTGCCATCAAATGCATCAGAGGAAGATAAAATGAGAATGGATGACGCTAAACCATATGCCATGACATTTTAAAATTTAAGGAACAGATCATTTATAATTGAAATAAAGTCATTTTTTTTCTTGATTGCGATAAATCCACTATTAATTGAAGACCTATAGCGATCAGCCGATCAACAACAAAAATTATTCTGTGCCATTTTTGTCAAAACTTACCCAAGCTGATCAATGGCAATCACCCTAAAACGGCTTGCAAGGGCATCAAAGTTTCGAAAGAAGAACCCCTGTGAAGCTCCATAGCCATGGATCATAACCAGGGTGGGAGCGTTCTCCTTGGCATCAAATGTTACAGTATTAATGAACCTTGGTTCATCACTTGCTGACCTAAACCATCTTACTTTTGACCCAGGTGGAGCAGAGCCAATGTTGACATGTTCCTGGACATAACCAGTTCTGTAAAGACAAAATCAAAGGTGTGTCATGTACAACAGAATACAAAAGAGAGACATAATATCTAGAATGAAATGATAAAGGCCCATTCATCAACAAAGATAGAAGCCACAAATAAATACAACATTAAACATCCATGCAATGCAACAATAATTAGCAGACAACAAAACATATCGACTAGCAGTGCCATAGGGGTAGTATGGTATTTTATAACTTCTTACACAAGTTGAAAATGaaccaatatattatactaagaCATGCTATGTGGTTCCTACCTCACTCTTTCAGGCAGCTTGCAACATTTCAGTATAATCAGAAGCAACCGTGTGCTTacaatcaaacactaggttcagaTGAATGACAGTACTTAAGCAACAATGTTATGTTTTTTTAAGAAAACTTACAGGTATGATTTCGAGTCCCCAACATTTCAGTTAGTACAACTCATAAACTGTTTGCTCGATAACCTTTGCAGCTTTGCATTTAGCTAGCAGTTAATTGCAGCACTAATAGCAGATTGCAGTGAAACTGCAGCAATAGCCCAGCCAGACTTCATGACAGGGCAAAGGCACGCGATTTTCCTACAGTCCCAAAATCTTAGCTTCGTGATCAACATTCAAAGGGACCTTAATCTTAGCCGAGCTAGATCACAGATGAACCAACAACCAATCGCCAAATTAGCACCAGCGCAAATGCAGTGTATTTCCAAGCTAAGCGACCGTGCAGCTGTTCTGGTCAAGAGCCTGAAATTTGTACCAATTGACACGCAATTTGACAAAGAATACTCTTTGATAAATTGGAAGGCGAAAGTGACTAGCTGTTCCGGCAAATCGAACAAGAAAACTAGCTGTACGACACCAGTGAAATGAAAATCCTGAAGTATCAATCAATCCACATAGCATACTACTGATACTCGCTAAAAATGGAGAAGGGCGAGGTCGTACTTGACTATCGAGAGGAGTCGCTTCTCCGCGGCGATGATGCGGTCCGTGGAGGTGGGGATCCACCGGAGCGCGCTCGGCCACACCCGCGCCCACCTCGACCCCGCttgcgccggcgccgccggcgcCTCCGCCGAGGCCCGTCTCATCTCCTCGGCTGCCATCCTGGTCGTCCTGGCGACGGCAGCGAGGCGCGTACGCGGCCAGACGTCACGCGCGTTTCCCCCACACTTCCTCCTCGACTGATGCTCTGCAGTCTGGAGACGTCGGGTCTGCTCGTGCTGGGTGCGACCCCGCCCGTGTCGTGCCGAGCGCCCGAGCCGTTCGGTAGCGTAATCGGGTAGTTTTTGCCGTGTTTTTAAAGGGAAGAAAGGAAACAGAAACACGGGCGCTGGTTCGGCGTTCGCCTCCGCGAGCCGCCGACCGCGCCGCGCATCTGCAGCGGCAAGCCTAATAGTCTACTGCTCCCTCCGTCAACGTAATTCTCGCTTTTCGAGAACTCAAGCTATTCAAACATTAAttgaatttatataaaaatactaatatttataaaataaataTAGCTAGAtgagttatagaatatatttttataatatatttatttagagccataattattaatattatttactataagcTAAAGTTTGACCTATATGCTTACCCGGAGGGAGTACTACGTCAGGGCGTGCGTGGTACGCCACATGCCGCGTGGGGTCCGGGATTGGAGTGCAAGCCAGGGGACGGGAGCAGCGACTCCGCGAGGCCGGTCGTCCCGTCGGGCCTTTGACCTGCTCCGGCTTCTGGAAAGTCAGGTGGGTTTTGAGGTCAGAATCGGCGCCGATGCCGATATCGGTAGAAACGTGCGAGTCACCTATGGTGGTGCCTCGGGTACGGGATGGCTTGCGCGAGAGATCACGGCAGGTATGCCCGAGCGGCCGGTCGCGCTTTCAGATCCACTAGAATATTATTTAGCGTGCATCATATCTTCTATAATCATGCTTAAAACTATAGCCCTCACCTCTGCTATCTCTGATTTCCAGCTATATTAAACCATGCAATGTAATTGTATTATAAAGCTTCAGCCAAGAGACGACAAAGGTCATTTTGAGATGTTTACCAGACAACATTCGTTGGCTTGATTCATGTAGAGGTGCAGTGTAAAAAAATGTAAAACTGTATCAGCACTCGTGTTGATTCAGCAGCACTTAGATTCAAGGATGCAAATAGTAGTATGTTGAAATGTCAACTGACCCATTTAACTTGTAACTTGCAGATAGCATGTTGAAATATGAAATGATATTTTTCATGGTTGGTTAAATAAAGTGATTGTGTGAGCTATTAATTTGTTCCTTTAGTTCTTGTGTAAGTTGTCTGTGTTATTTGTACGAGTTCGAAGGACCGAACTATGAATCCACCATGTACTGTGGTTTGTGAGCTATCggcttgttcgggaggccgtaaacgatcgtggatgctggctggtttggtgtgagagaaaaacactgttcccggctggaaatttacgatcgtttacgagcaagcaaacgatcgtggattattgtCCTAGTGCACTGTATGTAAGTGAGAGCGACAGATTTGATATTTAAGTGTAAATTTATTATTTCAAATTACTATGATTTATTATTTGATCTCTTAAATATACGTTATGGGCATCTGAATCTATTAGTATCTCCAAGAGACTTTCTAAATCTCATTATCTAAATCATTATTTAGAGAGTCATTTACATAAAaatcatttttatattttttcactctccaacagtttttctatatctcatgtGCACTCTAAAGAGctattctcgtcttctatttttgctagcgaaaaatccgaaagagaagatggctatatttggataaccattaagagcatctccaaaagtatcctaaatttttttcctaaaaactcCATGTTTTCCAACTCCAAAAATATATTAGGAGAAAAAAAAGGTCGTCTTCAATCGTACCTAATATTTCACttctaaaaaattaaaatttcatcATCTTCTTTCCTGAGAATAAGCCCTTTGTCGATCGTCACCTTGCTACTACTTAATCGGGTGATGGATCAACATCGCCATGACCACTGAGCATCTCTTCGAACTTGGATCATCCATTGATGGCCATCGTCATTGATCAGTTGGTGACAGGAGCTGCCTTGACGAGGACAGAGGCAGAAGAAGACAAGGACGGGTGGTGATGGTGCTTCAGCACCCTCTCGACGAGCATGTTGAGGAAGTTCATGTGCTGCACACAGTGGCCAAGCGCTGTGAGCAAGTTCCGTGTGCCCATCCTGTTGGCCTTCTCCTCCTATGCCCCGTCCGCCATGAGGTTCACCGCCCAGTCTAGCAGTGCCGCCTTGGGCGTCGTCAGCCGCCGTAGAGCCGTGCGCAGTCATCCTCCGTCTCGCACCGTGTCACCTCCTTCGCCAGCAGCGCGTCCAGCAGCCCGCCCGGGAGCTCCTTGACAAGGACATCACTGTTTTGGATGTATCCGCTGATCcttcaaccatcatgcaaggtccaatgatccgggcttgaatgcgtcaactcaatttagaggtgagctcgttcttaagcgatccttttcatacttttgagaatagactattacctaatgatgttatcttgcttaggaacattagatAGGGTTATGAGGAACTTAGAGaaagaggtggaggcattgatgaccagcaaggacgttcaacagaaactggaggcccggtccaacatgatttcgagtctgtctcggcctccaagaccagtttgccttaaactggtcacccaggacgcatccgaactccgttttcgacgatccacatatggttagaaagctaatttgataaggaagccaatccaagtggtctcacatcaaaatacctttagaatcaatgggaatcatcgaaataagttagcatccagaatctgctggggtgttgcgacaccgtcttttggtccgttggaccgtgtatcgtgtttgggccacTAGGGGGTGCATCCAGAGTagacgacgaccctaagacctttataatcatatgccaccgccgttattaggttttgggttttgcttaaattaatctatcaagaacagtttcgccgttcatcggtttgtgagaccccaactttatgagattaatcaatcatttgtaatttggttgctttctttcttgttcttgcttgtgttcttcgttgcgtaggcagggattagccttcttggcgaggtcaaccggatcagtgtctcagttgataaccagaggagttgtggtgctaagattgcagggttcgatctaaagccggatcggtgtgttattctccgccacaacgatagttatcactacctgacggaagatcgggatccccgtttccattaagtgataattagagctaaggtataccgtcaggttcatatttatcccctagttttgagtgtttcacattcgtcccatagtccagtgctatATATTTTTTCTGTTCTAGaatcttccgcgccatagcctttgtatatttcagtttcagagttcgtcgtgttgagtttgtattctggtcaaggtcttgttgctgtttaggtcgtgttagagtccagttcatgtgttttcccccattgtttccatcaaattcttgctgccgtgaccaattttgtgcGCGTTGTTCTCGTTTTgttctctaattcggagtccgttcttaaaactgatttagtttttgcatacgaactcggatttcaacgttccatatatcaaaatcgatcagaaaaaaatttcggatccgtccatcccccaaCTAGTCGAGGTCagaaaattttaatttggtcaaaaactggtcataagatcctcttttcgtggtcacaagctttttgtcaatttcgAGCATGTTTTCTAAAATTTCCacgggccacgtctttcacttgtttaagctcatattttctgtgattacttcttttgtgctcctaagtgaagaaaaaatatcaaaaaaataaaaagaaaaagtcaaaatttctcaaaaaacaacgacaacaaaaaaatagaaaaaaagagggacaaaagaggagcaatatctagaggagcacatagagaaggccaaggtgagatgtgttagcgtgtgctgtctggttttttgtttgtgttgctcttgctatctgccatacttgtttttcacacccctatcaccttgctatccatcatatttatttgtcacacacctggcacttagaacattttagaccaacaacaaaaataagtactttggactataattcagcattactttttattactgacttgtgtgccaaatatatatattattctttgtgtgccttccaagcttcacaaactcttcagatcagtatagaaaaagggccttgcaatctcggtaccactgcctcacaggtatcacgatcCAGCCGCCGGTTGTgtcgcccactgcttgtgttaataagaactttgtaagagcttggtaagacacttccacttgctgtgaaaagtgacaccactgcaaccacgtagtcatttggtagggataactttcactgtttgtttctgtttttgtgtttacaatggcaggagacaATCAGACTTGAGATAACAGTTTCAAGGATTTTAACGAGTGtatcagccaagagcaactgcaagctgctATAGATAAttcccaaaaaaggatgaatgaggccattagtaaggccatcactgacgcactcattgaactcaacattggcaacaacatgaaGAGATtagacaaacgaatttccacgttatctgacaaggttactgagttgaaaACCTTGGTGGCGATCAACAATGATGTCTTCAGTAGCAACATCGatggtctcttgctagaagacacggtgcatgatgccactgGAAACATAaatcgagcagccttccgacaagcaagattacgacgatgtCTTCACcgtaacacgacaggtatgggtggtgtcgaccaccatcaaggtaataatcaccttatgcccgatgatccttatgctaagattaagttcacaataccatctttttcgggtcattatgatgctgagggatatcttgattgggagatgatggtagaacaaaagtttagtgcccaccttgtgcctgagcatcatagagttcgacaagctactagtgagtttaaggactttgccattatttggtgaaaTGGGATAGCTGCACATGATGCTTTActtggtacgtgggaagaactcaacatagctatgcatgatcgttttgttcctccttatcatagagacttgtgtaagaaattgatgcgtttagaaaaAGGAGAGAAatatgtacaggattactatggtgagctccaaaagggattgatgcattgtagtgttgtggaggagaacgaagattccatttgtcatttttatttgggtttgaggcgcgagattcaggacattgttgattataaagaatttaacattgtcaaccagttgtttcagtttgctatgcttgtagaaaaggaattgcaggggtgtGAACAATAGAGCAagggcaaggtcagcaccacatacacgccacgctcgacaccatcttcggggctaaccaagccaaccacttttcgggcacctccaccagcgagcaagcgaccagcagcctctggagttaccgctacaccaaaggcacctcccgcacgacctttagattcaggtaaaaattctttgtagatgcctaccaagagtgcctcatccgttgcatcgacgggacgcacttcggacatttagtgccaccgctgccatggcattggccacgtgtagaaggactgcccaagttagcgggcatacattgctatagaagatggttacatcagcacctctgacattgaggatggagAAGACCAAGATATAGATCAGGAGGAtggcaaagtccttggtgacgaggccacgacatcctataggagcatcattgtacagcgggtgcttagctcacaagtacagaacctgagaagctacaacgccataacttattCCAGATTTTTTTCGTCATTAGCAACCGTCGAGgacgtgtcattattgatagaggtagctacaataatttggtgagttctgatttgatcaagaagcttggcttg belongs to Miscanthus floridulus cultivar M001 chromosome 4, ASM1932011v1, whole genome shotgun sequence and includes:
- the LOC136552137 gene encoding probable 1-acylglycerol-3-phosphate O-acyltransferase, translating into MAAEEMRRASAEAPAAPAQAGSRWARVWPSALRWIPTSTDRIIAAEKRLLSIVKTGYVQEHVNIGSAPPGSKVRWFRSASDEPRFINTVTFDAKENAPTLVMIHGYGASQGFFFRNFDALASRFRVIAIDQLGWGGSSRPDFTCKSTEETEAWFIDSFEEWRKAKNLSNFILLGHSFGGYVAAKYALKHPEHIQHLILVGPAGFSSETEHSSEWLTKFRATWKGMLVNHLWESNFTPQRVIRGLGPWGPGLVQRYTSARFGTRSTGDILTDQESTLLTDYIYHTLAAKASGELCLKYIFSFGAFARKPLLQCASDWKVPTTFIYGQEDWMNYQGAQQARKDMKVPCEIIRVPQGGHFVFIDNPSGFHSAVFYGCRNLLPPNGEEGFTFPDGLISA